The Thamnophis elegans isolate rThaEle1 chromosome Z, rThaEle1.pri, whole genome shotgun sequence DNA window aagtcacaacccctggtatgcccaagtatgggaggaagatcacacttccactctctgtccttcggctcgtcacaagagaccatccagacagaaacccaatatttttactgttgcctttttgttacatttgttatatttttgctgataaataaataaagggagactagtatagatctatttcaagctatttagctctcatcagctagccatacccatatatctctgtagctcaaatggttaactccctgcctgggaggcaatggagcacaggttcgattcccaaacttgggtatggctagctgatgagagctaaatagcttgaaatagatctatactagtctccctttatttatttatcagcacaaatataacatatatatatatatatatatatatatatatatatatatatatatatgtatatgtatatgtatatgtatatgtatatgtatatgtatatgtatatgtatatgtatatgtatatgtatatgatatatatgtatatgtatatgtatgttatatttgtatataactaacatacatacatacatacatacatacatacatacatacatacatatatatatatatatatatatatatatccaacactggaggttttaaagaagagattgaacagctaTTTGTTCTGGAACAGCTATTTGTTCTGCAAATCACGGTGGCAAGCAGATTCCACTCGGTGGGCAAGCAGAGTGCCCAGCTCAGCACCACGGTGCGTGCCCATATGCCCCTCCTGTGCGCCACCTGATTTTCTGGCCTCTGCATGGGGGCAGGGGGCAAGGGACGTCCCCCCccgcccatttttggtcccaggaggctgtaggAGGCCTACTAGTGAAAGACCGCATGTAAGTAAGGGCTGTGTAAACGGTGGGTAGCTGCAACTCACAGGTTCTTGTCTTTTGGAAGCCACTGGCGATCCCTCTGCTCCAGGACAGTTAAAGGAGGAAGACGGGGGTTGATCCCGAATTTGCGATTATCCAACTGAGGAAGGGaaatgaagagaaggaagaggaaatcaaGGCCCCCGTTTCCTCTAGAGGAATCCCACGGCaaggaaacgggggggggggatagggaagAGGGTTTGACctgaagctcagggttgaaaggggggggagaggctttggttactctctgagctgggtggtttccttggagacgtttcagggcccaactagggaatatcatcagtgcacGAGGGAGGGAGGTCTGcagagacgaggaggaggaggaggactgcggggtccttggtgctctaagGAGTTTCAGGACCCAGCTAGGGAAGATTATCAGTGCcaggatggaaggaggaggactggggggtccttggtgctctgaactgggtggttttcttgtaggtgtttcaggacccaactagggaagATTATCAGTgccaggagagagaaagagggagggagggagggagggaggaaggaaggaaggaaggaaggaaggaaggaaggatggaaggaggactgtggggtccttggtgctctctgagctgggtggttttcttgcaggcgtttcaggacccaactagggaagATTATCAATGccaggagggagaaaggaaggaaggaaggaaggaaggaaggaaggaaggaagggagggagggagggagactgtggggtccttggtgctctccgagctgggtggttttcttgcagacctttcaatacccaactagggaacatcatcagtgtgatgGTCATTAaaatagcactgataatgttccctagttgggtgatgaaatgcctgcaagaaaaccacccagctcagggagcaccaaaggaccccacagtcctcctcttcctcctcttcttcttcttcctcctcctcctccctaaatCCCACACTCCCTTCCAGCCCGGAtgacattccctagttgggtgatgaagcgaactcctgcaaactccactcccctttcgctcctcttttatttcctctgggaggggccattcaccgtccacctgtggccttactcccaagtcaacccctgttctttagctgttcccttcctctagCAGCTCTGTGtatacgcacactgggaacaggctccagctgttcttctgcctcactgatctccgactccgaaggcagctgataactggcatatggccctggccccctctctgtctccgacacagagccctcatccgagccttccccagactccaggactggcccatcttcctccccaacttcctcactctccgaatcggctgccagctctgctggcgggccacaagatCTGCAAACccaactctcttctagcactgatgatgttacctagttgggtcctgaaacgtctgcaagaaagccgccaagctcagagagcaccaaaggatCCCATCGTTCAACGCTGAGTTATAAATATTCTGCCGGATTTAATATGAGTCGGTCCCCGGGAGCAGAGGTTTAACTTTTGGACTTGTTCTAGAGCCCATCCTCGgggaatagagccgaggtggcgcagtggttaaatgcagcactgcaggctacttcagctgaccgttatctacagttcggcggttcaaatctcaccggctcaaggttgactcagccttccatccttccgaggtgggtgaaatgaggacccagactgtgggggcgaaatgctgactctgtaaaccgcttagagagggctgaaagccctatgaagcggtagataagtctaactgctattgctatttcttttttctctttccagatTGTGTGCACTGGGCTATCCTATGCGTAGCATTTATGTGGCATCTGGAGGGGCTGATAGGATCTTGTACCCTCATCCTGGCGCACATTAATATTATCTTCAAACATTACCTCCAAGATTTTCACCCAGACCTTGtataaaagtgattttttttcaaggggcaactgggatttctggtgttttttttccttttgaaaacgtttcgcttctcctccaaaaagcttcttcagctctgacacgaCAGTGgataatggaaggatttatcctccttTCAGACGGCTGGTCGTTTGCATACTTTTTTAGAGAGCcgttgaggccgcttggaggcttctctgtgtcctcgggggtcacctgagtggtgcaaataaaATCTGGAGCCTTCTTGGGACTGctgactgtgttgtaaactggagatagtTGATGTTGTTGTCCGGCCTCCAGCGGTTCCTTTAAGGATctgtggcctgccacactctctcttctagCTTTGTCTTTAGTGTGCGTATTCATTAAGGGGGTGGgagaatagcaaggggtagaatgtgttgttttccaaataaaaaaattcctttctagaagcctcAAGGTTAGGAGGCTTCTAGAAAGTATtatacctgggtacttgagagaccgcctgctgccaattacctcccacagacccgttagatctcacagggtcggcctcctccgggttccgtccaccagccaatgccatctggctacgacccgggggagggccttctctgtagcagctccggccctttggaatgaactccccgcggagatccggaccctcacctctctccaggccttccggaaagccgtcaaaacctggctgtgccggcaggcctggggttgatgagttccctcccctctcgactggtacggctgtgtgattttcatgtatttttaattatgtgtattgtgtttgtttatgttccctttcccccctcccctgagttgttcgccgccctgagtccctcctggagaagggcggcatacaaataaaccaaatacaaatacaaattattctttgtctccgcacctttgcacctgaccggaaccagctgggtggagatgccagagtggaaggagaagattggaccatgggatggggtttgtgggtatggggacaagatcatgaactttcgaGTGGGTggaagttctccagaactgggattccacagtacgatgccaacatgtcttgatttattaaattggaactttaaggatagctctgccttggactctgatttaattctgcatgatatttggaacgctgacagttgtattgagccgaggtggcgcagtgggtagagtgcagtactgcaggccacttcagctgactgctatctgcagttcagcggttcaaatctcaccggctcagggttgactcagccttccatccttccgaggtgggtgaaatgaggacccggattgttgttgggggcaatatgctgactctgtaaaccgcttagagagggctaaaagccctatgaagcggtatataagtcgaactgctattgctattgctattcctccccGCTCTGTTGAAAGAGGGGTGTTCTTTGACCCCTGTTTCAAAGCAGCGGTCCTCtcttgtccaaaatgtggactttgccgTCTTTCAAAAAATGGCCTCTGTTCTTTTAAACGCAGCTGGACTGCTGGATCTAGTCCCGGTGGGTTTCTTCCATGTTGTGCCATGCGGTTgtgaagtggctgttttgtttccccaatctCCAGATCTCCACACGTCTCACTGCATTTGTACTGCATAGACCAGGGAGCCTCAACGGctcgctaaaaggatgcaaatgaccagctgtctacaaggagtgtaaatccttccgTCCTCCGCCATCCGGGCGGAGCtgatgaagctttttggatgagaagcgaaacgtcttcgaagaagaaccagaaaatccagttgcctgaCAGGAGGgtggggaacagaaggatttatcctccttgcGGACAATtggtcatttgcaaccttttcagaaggtcgttgaggccacttggaggtttatctgtgtcctcgggggtcacctgagtggtgcttcgtggttcctgtagtctgcaatgtttttccccctctggaaatcAGTTCcaggatgcaaacgaccagctggaatatcaatccttccattccttgcTATCCTGTcaaagttgaagaagcttctcgagggagaagcgaaacctcttcaaaattaaaagaaaaagaaaacaaggcaggccagttgcccccccccccccccccctgcaaaaagcacctttgggacaaccaaagcGTGGATGACAGAGAATATCGACAGATTTTTGCTACTcgtatttttcagcgtataagacgcaccaagattttgaagaggcaaattaaaaaccaACGTTTTTGCTCTCTGCAGCCCTCCTCAAAACGGCCCcgttttctgtcaaaaaaagcGAGGCACGCAaaacctttaggagacttgtagagtgctcctgggggctgggaacgAGCAAAAAAGgacccatttttcgtgaaaacaggcccatctttggttacaaaaaggggcatgcatagcctttaggagagccaaggtggcgcagtggttaaatgcagcactgcaggctacttcagctgactgcagttcagctgttcaaatctcaccggttcagggttgactcagccttccatccttccgaggtgggtaaaatgaggacccagactgtgggggcgatatgctgactctgtaaaccacttagagagggctgaaagccctatgaagcggtatataagtctaactgctatttaggAGGCTTAAAAGAGTGCCCCTGTAGGctagggaggggggcaaaaatgagcaaaaaatggctcattttgctcatttctgccctccccagcccccagctttagccattttggtaaagggggcagagtttcgggaggccaaaaatgctgtattcagtgtataaggcgcacccagattttcaccctcttttttttgaggggaaaagggtgcgtcttatactcagaaaaaaatacggtaatttgagATGAAGACCCTTCGAATGGAgcgggagtaggaatggatttccagagggggggaAAATTGCAGACCACGGGAACCATTAAGCCCTCGTCAGCTGACCCCGAGGATACAAAtacacctccaagtggcctcaacgaccctctggaAAGGagccaaatgaccagctgtctccgAGGAAGATCAATCCTTCCATCCGTCGCCATTccgacagagctgaagaagcttcttggaggagaagcgaaatgtcttcaggggggaaaaaactcagAAAGTCCTtcaaagaaagcacctttgggacaaccaaagaTTTGATGGCAGAGAATCTCCAGAGCCACCAGGGCCTTCCAAAATCCAGGAAATTGCTCACCATAATCAGCACCGCATCATCGTACAGTTCGGCGATGCGCCCGGCCGTCTTTTGCGCCAGGGAATTAGGgctgcaggaaggaagaaagaaaggaaggagtaaGAGAAACTCTGGGAAGGAATGAAGTCTATCCCTTCTCCTAccacctcccccttcccctcttccaATTCACCTTTTGTCATCCATCCCAGAGTTGGCCTGGTAATAACCAGCAAGGAGTAAATCGGACTCTGAGCTCCAGGAATCCACCTGTAAAGGACACAAAGGCCGAATTTGGCAATCTGTGAGATCTTGGATAGCGTTTTTCCCAACCTTGGtccctttaagatgggtggacttcgactcccagaattctcccctcgtgggagaattctgggagtcgaagtccacccatctcaaagggaccaaggttgagaaaaacacaATCCTGCAAAACAAATCTTATAAGATACATCGCTGGCTCGGTTCACCCATCACGTTAAACCACCGTTTCTTGaatctatatagatatatataaaaacgtgtgtgtctctgtgtgtgtgtcccccaacataactctggaacgcctggggcaatttcaaccaaacttggtacacagatgacttcctctctggaaacaaatactgtggggggtaagacacccctagtgCCCCTcgtggtgtgtgttctgttaagatacagcctgttgtgctttaaaatggcttctactgttctGCCGTAAAATGGCATCTACTGTGCAACGGAgttgagttgccatggtaacggcttcacagtactccacaacggGGATCCCtgtagtaagggggaaaatccaacattagaaattatgtttggttcgGACATTTTCCCCTCTATAAATAACAGGGCAACGTCAGGTTCTCCGCTAGTAAGGAATGTCCCAATGTATGAATTCAGACTTTACTTTGGCTGCTCAGCATAGTGCTCAACGTACGACcccaattgaggccaacatttctgtcactaagcaggTTTTTGCCCTGTTTTGCGAACTTCCTTGCCgcggttgttatgtgaatccgTTAAtggcccagttgttaagtgaatctggtttgtcTTTCCTGATCAGGcagtcgcaaaaggagatcacctaACCCAGGGAtattgccaccgtcataaatatgaatccctTGCCAAGCGTTCGAATTTGGATCGTGTGAAACGGCAACGATGAATTTAAGTGtggaaaaacggtcgtaagttcCTTCTTTTAGAGAAACTTGAAACTTTGAAGGGAcactgttgtggctcagcaggagccgttggagctgccaccagactccgacagcgaggggccctatgagtcggctctggaggatgtggaggaccctggacagggtcccgactccgagcagggcgcagaaaggctggttggccaccaggaggcgcctgagccttggaccagtggggaggagacaagggagagtgagacggaggccagtagtgagttgttcctggatgcacgccatcgaagaggtaataggcgtcaggaacagttgcgcagttacaggaggtaattgcactcagctggtggtcattaggctcctctccagactataaaaaggactgcttgtgcacacggccctctttgcagaagtcaacacaggaccgaatgtcggagaacattattgtgagcttggcaggctggattgctgccaagccttatctgtgtttattgctgcccaagcttgtctgtgccggtgtgctgccaaggacctgtctgtctgttaattaaatgccgtaacttatctttgactcggagtgtgcctgggtgtggaacgaggggggtcagaacaggacactaaacaaatggttataagtcaagaactatccgTATTATATTTTGCCAAAAATATCCGAAACAAGCCACCACTCAATATCCCAGCTCTGCTTATAGGGGAggatgggagctggagtccaACCTCGAAGATGGGGAAGGTTCACGTAAGAGGtttaacggtaaaggttcccctcgcacagatgtgctagtcgttcttgactttagggggcggtgctcatctccgtttcaaagccgaagagccagcgctgtccgaagacgtctccgtggtcatgtggctggcatgactcaatgccgaaggcgcacggaaagctgttcccttcccaccaaaggtggtgcctatttttctacttgcatttttttacgtgctttcgagctgctcggttggcagaagctgggacaagtcatgggagctcacgccgttacacggcgctgggggttcgaaccgccaaacggctgacttttctgatcgacaaggtcagcatctttgCCCCTGGGACATCGCGTCCCTATTAAGTACAATGTTTGGGGCAGGGCAAAGGAGGCATTATGGAGGTTTGGTCCCATTTGACAGGACTCCACCAACGTTGAGAAGTCAAACCTGGTTAAGGGCCACCTCCAGCATCACGGTGAGCGACAGGTTGCTGTGGAAAAGGGGGACGCAGTCCGTGATGTAGAGGCATTCGGGGGGCCCAGCCGTCGGCCGGCGCTTTGGAGCCAGGAGAAGTCCGTTCACCGCCACGTGGGGGTACCGAGCCGCATGGAGGCACATCTTGACGTACACCCGAGGCGAGATCTCCACTTCGCCCATCCTGCCGAGCAAAAAATGTTTTGGTGCGATGCTGCTTGGGCCAGAAACGAGACCTCAAGAGGCCATCCTAACACCCCAACCTCTGACCTCCCAAAGTGCTAGTCTTCCCAACCATTGATCCTATGGCTGTAAAGCAGGAGTCAGCAatctgcggctccggagccgcatgtggctcttttatccccactgttgcagctccctgtcaccagtcggctccacaattgatagggttagggcttttggttaagacaggtagagggaaaaggaagccgtgataggaggagactctatggtgggggaaccggacttccggtcggttCCGGGATTGAagagggggcttccggttaggacctttgtggcccttttgagtgtttaaggttgctgacccctgctgcAAATGATAGGAGCTGTAGTTGGCCCCAGCTGGATAGGACCTTGCAGCCGACTCACCTGAATTCTTCAGAGGTTCCTCTCTTCTTCCAATTCCACAGCCTCCTTGGGGTATCCAAATGGGGAAACGTGACTCTGGAGTTGCAAGGAGAACATCCAGtgatataaaattaaaatgtaatacaTTATAATATGAGATATATGACATATaacaaaaatgctaaatccagttCAGATATGTGGCTGACAGTGTGATGAAGATAATATAGGATTACtgttcctgggggcggagcctgtcgccgaaggagctcaacggagcccctctcagagttctggtctgtatatctaattaagatcaatagatatcacccctttctggcagaaaggggcaggcagaagctcaggtgctaggatttattcgtagttcacagccctttttcttttttttttgggctgcgaacggagaagagatccagcgtaactgagctcttatctccagccagttcttcgcagctgcctttttgcagccctagacaggcgatcccccccctcaggacaatgataaattgcctAAAGCAACTcaaggctaacacgagcgggtcttactcctgtgatgtttttttttttataactatctaaacaccagccttgtttttcctttgaaacctcTTTGTTCAACCggttacaaaatggcgtttttactgtgttggtgattgatgacgtaattaaccagctttatctccccggagactgctactcattaacaagcaaaatctacaaataatttattgagaactgaccaagtgaagacactgtttatctgtttattctcagcttttatctataatgcctcccaggtctaagcaggcaaaaaaatcccccccgcatgtgcttaaagaacttgttagtaaatcgctgcctttgcctcctaca harbors:
- the EMC9 gene encoding ER membrane protein complex subunit 9, which codes for MGEVEISPRVYVKMCLHAARYPHVAVNGLLLAPKRRPTAGPPECLYITDCVPLFHSNLSLTVMLEVALNQVDSWSSESDLLLAGYYQANSGMDDKSPNSLAQKTAGRIAELYDDAVLIMLDNRKFGINPRLPPLTVLEQRDRQWLPKDKNLVMWTDWESSRHICQSLLEAKVYSRLVDFDSHLDDIRQDWTNQQLNAEIAQLVSVANGSA